One window from the genome of Vicinamibacteria bacterium encodes:
- a CDS encoding tetratricopeptide repeat protein translates to MGDALICSACGTRNRVTWEYCVRCGESLQSLPITMSLAARAADEPEAAPEHPSELPAEFWATATVLLFVGLGFTAWKTAREVPSRPPPGLFTLATLPRELPPPVTQVSASPGAKDFEEGRRLLAQGQAGAAIPLFARAAGDAPSNPQLQSLYGQALWAANLREEALGRYTRAARLDPSRFRLQLARALDAAGRPADANREYQGVLALDPSNPTASEDLGRLLFRGGDFGHASPLLTRAVEARPDDPALRQELAYSLEQSGDTERAVGAYQEVLRRAPEADIARGRLAELFLQQGKTDEALAVVQEGIQRTPQVPILRRDLGSLLERVGRLADAVKEYREYARLAPNAPDAQEVIERSSRLEAGTGS, encoded by the coding sequence ATGGGCGACGCGCTCATCTGCTCCGCCTGCGGAACACGGAACCGGGTCACATGGGAGTACTGCGTCCGGTGCGGGGAGTCGCTCCAGAGCCTGCCCATCACCATGTCCCTCGCCGCGCGAGCGGCGGATGAGCCGGAAGCCGCCCCCGAGCACCCGTCCGAGCTGCCGGCCGAGTTTTGGGCGACGGCCACGGTCCTTCTCTTTGTGGGCCTCGGTTTCACGGCGTGGAAAACCGCGCGCGAGGTGCCCTCCCGCCCGCCCCCCGGCCTTTTCACGCTCGCGACCTTGCCCCGTGAGCTTCCTCCTCCTGTCACCCAGGTCTCGGCCAGCCCCGGGGCGAAGGACTTCGAGGAGGGGCGGCGTCTGCTCGCCCAGGGCCAGGCCGGAGCCGCCATACCCCTGTTCGCGCGGGCGGCGGGGGATGCTCCTTCCAACCCCCAGCTTCAGAGCCTCTACGGGCAGGCGCTTTGGGCCGCGAACTTGCGCGAGGAAGCCCTGGGGCGGTACACGCGGGCGGCCCGCCTCGATCCCTCTCGCTTCCGGCTTCAGCTCGCTCGGGCCCTGGACGCCGCCGGCCGGCCGGCCGACGCGAACCGGGAATACCAAGGCGTCCTGGCCCTGGACCCGTCCAACCCGACGGCCAGCGAGGACCTGGGGCGCCTTCTATTCCGCGGCGGGGACTTCGGGCACGCCTCGCCCCTTCTTACCCGTGCGGTGGAGGCGCGTCCGGACGACCCCGCGCTCCGGCAGGAGTTGGCCTACAGCCTCGAGCAATCGGGAGACACCGAACGGGCGGTCGGCGCCTACCAGGAGGTGCTGCGCCGGGCACCCGAGGCCGACATTGCGAGGGGACGGCTGGCGGAGTTGTTCCTCCAGCAGGGGAAGACGGACGAGGCCCTGGCCGTGGTGCAAGAGGGGATTCAACGCACACCCCAGGTGCCAATTTTGAGGCGGGACCTGGGCAGCCTGCTGGAGAGAGTTGGCCGGCTAGCGGACGCGGTCAAGGAATATCGCGAGTACGCGCGTCTCGCCCCCAACGCTCCGGACGCCCAGGAGGTCATCGAACGGTCCAGCCGGCTCGAGGCGGGGACGGGGTCCTGA
- a CDS encoding sigma-54 dependent transcriptional regulator, which produces MADILIVEDKESLRAMLRKTLQGRGYTAEEAGDAYEARRKLQATRYLVVLTDLRLPAGSGFEVLQAAKEVDPETPVMVMTAFGTVEEAVKAMKEGATDFLTKPVDTEHLLLLLDRAIDRRRVLTELILLKEEYQRRFALPRLLGEDPALKETMLSIQRAAATDATVLILGESGTGKELMSRALHQLSARAKGPFVAINCAAIPEALLENELFGHEKGAFTGAGARKIGKAEMAHHGTLFLDEIGDLPLPLQAKILRLVQERQFERVGGVQTITVDVRVVAATNQDLKQAVARKEFREDLFFRLSVFPVEIPPLRRRRGDILPLAEVFLERYGREMGRKGLRLSEAARRALLDHAWPGNVRELQNCLERSAILCEGTSIEPAHLRLTPGLTGGPSLADVLDLSGPLADVVKRAGARAEEEAIALALKEAGGDRAAAAARLGISVATINRRLRPGEADKPES; this is translated from the coding sequence GTGGCTGACATCCTGATCGTCGAGGACAAGGAATCGCTCCGCGCGATGCTGCGGAAGACCCTGCAAGGGCGGGGATACACCGCGGAGGAGGCGGGCGACGCCTACGAGGCCCGGCGGAAGCTGCAGGCCACCCGCTACCTCGTGGTTCTCACCGACCTCCGCCTTCCCGCGGGGAGCGGCTTCGAGGTCCTCCAGGCCGCCAAAGAGGTCGACCCCGAGACCCCCGTCATGGTCATGACCGCCTTCGGCACCGTGGAGGAAGCGGTCAAGGCGATGAAGGAGGGGGCGACGGACTTCCTCACCAAGCCGGTGGACACCGAGCACCTGCTCCTCCTCCTCGACCGGGCCATCGACCGTCGCCGGGTGCTCACGGAGCTGATCCTGCTGAAGGAGGAGTACCAGCGCCGCTTCGCCCTGCCCCGTCTTCTGGGCGAGGATCCCGCCCTCAAGGAGACGATGCTGTCCATCCAGCGGGCGGCCGCCACCGACGCCACCGTGCTCATCCTGGGCGAGAGCGGGACGGGCAAGGAGCTCATGAGTCGGGCCCTCCATCAGCTCTCCGCCCGGGCCAAGGGTCCCTTCGTGGCCATCAACTGCGCGGCCATCCCCGAGGCCCTGCTAGAGAACGAGCTCTTTGGCCACGAGAAGGGGGCCTTCACGGGTGCGGGCGCCCGCAAGATCGGCAAGGCGGAGATGGCCCACCACGGAACCCTCTTTCTCGACGAGATAGGGGACTTGCCCCTGCCCCTCCAGGCCAAGATCCTGCGCCTGGTCCAAGAAAGGCAGTTCGAACGCGTGGGCGGCGTGCAGACGATCACCGTGGACGTGCGGGTGGTGGCGGCCACGAACCAGGACCTCAAACAGGCGGTGGCCCGCAAGGAGTTCCGCGAGGACCTCTTCTTCCGCCTCTCCGTCTTCCCGGTCGAGATCCCGCCCCTGCGCCGTCGCCGCGGCGACATCCTGCCCCTGGCCGAGGTCTTCCTCGAGCGTTACGGGCGGGAGATGGGCCGCAAGGGGCTACGGCTCTCGGAGGCGGCGCGGCGGGCGCTCCTCGACCACGCCTGGCCGGGCAACGTGCGCGAGCTCCAGAACTGCCTCGAGCGTTCGGCGATTCTGTGCGAGGGGACCAGCATCGAGCCCGCCCATCTGCGCCTGACCCCCGGCCTCACCGGAGGCCCCTCCCTGGCCGACGTCCTCGACCTCTCGGGCCCCCTCGCGGACGTGGTCAAGCGGGCGGGCGCGCGGGCGGAGGAGGAAGCCATTGCATTGGCTCTCAAGGAGGCGGGGGGGGACCGCGCGGCCGCGGCCGCGCGATTGGGGATCAGCGTGGCCACCATCAACCGACGTCTTCGGCCGGGGGAGGCCGACAAGCCCGAGTCCTGA
- the typA gene encoding translational GTPase TypA, translating into MDLRNVAIIAHVDHGKTTLVDALLQQSGVFRANQEHRERILDSGDLERERGITILAKNTAVHYRDTKINIVDTPGHSDFGGEVERALKMVDGVMLLVDASEGPLPQTRYVLRKALEARLPAVVVVNKIDRQDARPKEVLNEIYDLFIDLDATEEQLEFPVLYTNAKAGIARTEPTGKGDDLQPLFEALCEHIPPPRPLGDRVLQLLIANLDYSDYLGRLGIGRIFSGRVRVGDTVGVAKRDGRLETTRVTKLYTFDGLKRIEVDEADCGEIVALAGFEGISIGETVTSAESPAPLPPFRIDEPTLSMIFSVNTSPFAGREGRWLTSRHLKERLEKELLTNVSIRVDPTDSADAFKVMGRGELQLAILIETMRREGYELAVSNPEVITRTENGVRREPLELFVLDLPEAFMGVVLEKMAIRKAKMVKMINHGSGRVRLDFHVPTRGLIGVRTELMTDTRGTAVMNALLEGFVDWQGEIARRATGVLVADRPGETTAYALSHMEERGELFVGPGTAVYEGMIVGENARSADMDVNVTKGKKLTNMRASTADEAIRLTPHRVLNLEQALEFISEDELVEVAPGAIRLRKRILAANQRPKRRAEG; encoded by the coding sequence ATGGATCTTCGCAACGTCGCCATCATCGCCCACGTGGACCACGGCAAGACCACGCTCGTGGACGCCCTCCTCCAGCAGAGCGGCGTCTTCCGGGCGAACCAGGAGCACCGCGAACGGATCCTGGATTCGGGGGACCTGGAGCGGGAGCGGGGCATCACGATCCTGGCCAAGAACACCGCCGTCCACTACCGCGACACCAAGATCAACATCGTCGACACCCCCGGCCACAGCGACTTCGGGGGTGAGGTGGAGCGGGCCCTCAAGATGGTGGACGGGGTCATGCTCCTCGTGGACGCCTCCGAAGGCCCGCTGCCCCAGACCCGCTACGTGCTCCGCAAGGCCCTGGAGGCGCGCCTGCCCGCGGTGGTGGTCGTGAACAAGATCGACCGCCAGGACGCCCGCCCCAAAGAGGTCCTCAACGAGATCTACGACCTCTTCATCGACCTCGACGCCACCGAAGAGCAGCTGGAGTTCCCTGTCCTCTACACCAACGCCAAGGCCGGAATCGCGCGGACGGAGCCGACGGGGAAAGGCGACGATCTCCAACCCCTCTTCGAGGCCCTTTGCGAGCACATCCCGCCCCCCCGTCCCCTGGGTGACCGCGTCCTCCAGCTCCTCATCGCCAACCTCGACTACAGCGACTACCTGGGCCGGCTGGGGATCGGGCGTATCTTCTCGGGCCGGGTCCGGGTGGGGGACACGGTGGGGGTCGCCAAGCGGGACGGGAGGCTGGAGACCACGCGCGTGACCAAGCTCTACACTTTCGATGGTCTCAAGAGAATCGAGGTGGACGAGGCCGACTGCGGCGAGATCGTGGCCTTGGCCGGCTTTGAGGGGATCTCCATCGGCGAGACCGTGACCTCCGCGGAGAGCCCCGCCCCCCTTCCCCCCTTCCGCATCGACGAGCCCACCCTCTCCATGATCTTCTCCGTCAACACCTCGCCCTTCGCGGGGCGCGAAGGCCGGTGGTTGACCTCACGGCATCTCAAGGAGCGGCTGGAGAAGGAGCTGCTGACCAACGTCTCCATCCGGGTAGATCCCACGGACTCCGCCGACGCATTCAAAGTGATGGGGCGGGGCGAGCTGCAGCTCGCCATCCTCATCGAGACCATGCGCCGGGAGGGGTACGAGCTGGCCGTCTCCAACCCCGAGGTCATCACCCGGACCGAGAACGGCGTTCGCCGGGAGCCCCTGGAGCTCTTCGTGCTCGACCTGCCGGAGGCCTTCATGGGGGTGGTGCTCGAGAAGATGGCCATCCGCAAGGCCAAGATGGTCAAGATGATCAACCACGGCTCGGGCCGGGTCCGCCTCGACTTTCACGTCCCCACCCGCGGTCTCATCGGAGTCCGCACCGAGCTGATGACGGACACGCGCGGGACCGCGGTGATGAACGCCCTCCTCGAGGGCTTCGTGGATTGGCAGGGGGAGATCGCGCGCCGGGCCACGGGCGTGCTGGTGGCGGACCGGCCGGGCGAGACCACCGCTTACGCCCTCTCCCACATGGAGGAGCGGGGGGAACTGTTCGTGGGCCCGGGCACCGCCGTCTACGAGGGGATGATCGTGGGCGAGAACGCCCGTTCCGCGGACATGGACGTCAACGTGACCAAGGGCAAGAAGCTCACCAACATGCGCGCCTCCACCGCGGACGAGGCCATCCGCCTGACCCCCCACCGGGTGCTGAACCTGGAGCAGGCCCTGGAGTTCATAAGCGAGGACGAGCTCGTGGAGGTGGCGCCGGGGGCCATCCGGCTGCGCAAGCGCATTCTCGCCGCCAACCAGCGGCCGAAGCGCCGGGCCGAGGGCTGA